A genomic window from Halorubrum trapanicum includes:
- a CDS encoding ABC transporter permease: MSDSREQSDDGTEEATRPDGGHPDAAAAVDALDGGTEVDAGSSESTATAAAAETETAAGGVRGALRHVFVVAVTEYRLAVRSRWALALTALFVVFGGVILTFSGSAVGPAGAERVVASLTSLAAYLVPLAALALGYDAIVGREAEGWLAVVFSLPVRRSEVVAGTYLGRLAVLAGATVLGFGFSGALIVREFGAGALDAFLGFLGGTVAVGAAFLAVALLLSTVAREKTHALGAALLVWVWFVLVHDLLALGVVAAVDLPDAALSALVYSNPVSAFRVLVLSGLGTTAGGGFTAVLAGTGLSAGALAASLVGWCAVPVAAAGVLVRRRRL, encoded by the coding sequence ATGAGCGACTCGCGCGAGCAGTCCGACGACGGGACGGAGGAAGCGACGCGACCCGACGGGGGCCACCCGGACGCGGCGGCCGCGGTCGACGCGCTCGACGGCGGCACGGAGGTCGACGCCGGCAGTTCGGAATCGACGGCGACCGCCGCCGCGGCCGAGACCGAGACGGCCGCCGGGGGCGTGCGCGGCGCGCTCAGACACGTCTTCGTCGTCGCCGTCACGGAGTACCGGCTCGCGGTCCGGAGCCGCTGGGCGCTCGCGCTGACCGCGCTGTTCGTCGTGTTCGGCGGGGTGATCCTCACGTTCAGCGGCTCCGCGGTCGGACCGGCGGGCGCCGAGCGCGTCGTCGCGTCGCTGACGAGCCTCGCGGCGTACCTCGTCCCGCTGGCGGCGCTCGCGCTGGGCTACGACGCGATCGTCGGCCGCGAGGCGGAGGGGTGGCTCGCGGTCGTGTTCTCGCTGCCGGTCCGCCGGAGCGAGGTCGTCGCCGGGACCTACCTCGGGCGTCTGGCGGTGCTGGCGGGCGCGACGGTGCTCGGGTTCGGATTCAGCGGCGCCCTGATCGTCCGCGAGTTCGGCGCCGGCGCGCTCGACGCGTTTCTCGGGTTCCTCGGGGGGACGGTCGCCGTCGGGGCCGCGTTCCTCGCGGTCGCGCTGCTGCTGTCGACCGTCGCCCGCGAGAAGACCCACGCGCTCGGCGCGGCGCTGCTCGTGTGGGTGTGGTTCGTGTTGGTCCACGACCTGCTCGCGCTCGGGGTCGTCGCGGCCGTCGACCTGCCCGACGCCGCGCTGTCGGCGCTGGTCTACTCGAACCCGGTGAGCGCGTTCCGCGTGCTCGTCCTGAGCGGACTCGGCACGACCGCCGGCGGCGGGTTCACCGCCGTCCTCGCCGGGACGGGGCTCTCGGCGGGCGCGCTCGCGGCGTCGCTCGTCGGTTGGTGCGCGGTGCCGGTCGCCGCCGCGGGAGTCCTCGTCCGTCGCCGCCGGCTCTGA
- a CDS encoding ABC transporter ATP-binding protein has translation MRIDATDVRKAYGDVTALDGLSLSIPSGSTFGIVGTNGAGKSTLFRLLVGHDRPDAGTVSVGGIDVTEDGRRIRERVGYLPEDIGFPDGLSGREVLGVHRATRGLPKDGRTAEAIERVGLTADEADRRVSGYSNGMGRRLGLATVLLPDPDVLILDEPTAGLDPRGVDEFHAIVEEITTETDATVVFCSHVLGEVERLCDRVAVLHDGRVRAAGPVDELAAEAEAAAVADRDGDSATRPGRERDGLRAAFREAVGDDAPPSSATDAEEVAP, from the coding sequence ATGAGAATCGACGCGACCGACGTGCGGAAGGCGTACGGGGACGTGACCGCCCTCGACGGGCTCTCGCTGTCGATTCCGAGCGGATCGACCTTCGGGATCGTCGGCACCAACGGGGCCGGGAAGTCGACGCTGTTCCGGCTGCTCGTCGGCCACGACCGACCGGACGCGGGGACGGTCAGCGTCGGCGGCATCGACGTGACGGAAGACGGCCGACGGATCCGCGAGCGGGTCGGCTACCTCCCCGAGGACATCGGGTTCCCGGACGGGCTCAGCGGCCGGGAGGTCCTCGGCGTTCACCGGGCGACCCGCGGCCTCCCGAAGGACGGCCGGACCGCCGAGGCGATCGAGCGCGTCGGGTTGACCGCGGACGAGGCCGACCGCCGCGTCTCGGGCTACTCGAACGGCATGGGGCGGCGGCTCGGGCTGGCGACGGTGTTGCTCCCGGACCCCGACGTGCTCATACTCGACGAGCCGACGGCGGGGCTCGACCCCCGCGGCGTCGACGAGTTCCACGCCATCGTCGAGGAGATCACGACGGAGACGGACGCGACGGTGGTGTTCTGCTCGCACGTGCTGGGGGAGGTCGAGCGGCTCTGCGACCGCGTCGCCGTCCTCCACGACGGGCGGGTGCGCGCGGCCGGGCCCGTCGACGAGCTCGCCGCGGAGGCCGAAGCCGCCGCTGTCGCCGACCGCGACGGCGACTCGGCGACCCGGCCCGGTCGCGAGCGCGACGGCCTCCGGGCGGCGTTCCGCGAGGCGGTCGGGGACGACGCGCCCCCGAGTTCGGCGACGGACGCCGAGGAGGTGGCGCCATGA
- a CDS encoding MFS transporter: protein MSDDGAGDAGGAERSGALDAFRRFFALERDVLVLSVAMFAFSLGFQMTNRYLPEYMVALGASGFVVGLFGTFGNVISALYPYPGGAVSDRIGSRYALTLFGLLSTFGFLVWLVAPGIGPIAVAGFTVEPWVWIFVGLVLAQAWKSFGLGATFAVVKQATDPSRLAAGFASTETFRRTAFLVGPVLAALLIGFRSEFTVSFRFVLAVAVGFGVLGTVVQHVLYDAGGDSFGDSFAGLDRIREDLREMPAPLRPLLVGDTLVRFANGMVYVFFVLVVTQFFEVGLDATVALGGFSYAVDLSPQAFFGYLLGVEMLVALLIMVPASRLAERVGLKPVVAVGFAVYAVFPVVLIYAPTLAGSALPLWAVMVAVFAFSGLRFAGLPSHKALIVGPAERGTGGRVTGTYYLLRNTIVIPSAAIGGYLWDFVSPEVAFTVAAVVGVAGTGYFLAFGEEFEAYA, encoded by the coding sequence GTGAGCGACGACGGCGCGGGCGACGCGGGCGGCGCTGAGAGGTCCGGGGCGCTCGACGCGTTCCGGCGGTTTTTCGCCTTGGAGCGGGACGTCCTCGTCTTATCGGTCGCGATGTTCGCGTTCAGCCTCGGCTTCCAGATGACGAACCGGTACCTCCCGGAGTACATGGTCGCGCTCGGCGCGTCCGGGTTCGTCGTCGGACTGTTCGGCACGTTCGGCAACGTCATCTCGGCGCTGTACCCGTACCCGGGCGGCGCCGTCTCGGATCGGATCGGGTCGCGATACGCGCTCACCCTGTTCGGCCTGCTTTCGACGTTCGGCTTCCTCGTCTGGCTGGTCGCGCCCGGGATCGGCCCGATCGCCGTCGCCGGGTTCACCGTCGAGCCGTGGGTCTGGATCTTCGTCGGCCTCGTCCTCGCGCAGGCGTGGAAGTCGTTTGGCCTCGGCGCGACGTTCGCGGTGGTGAAACAGGCGACGGACCCCTCTCGGCTGGCCGCGGGGTTCGCCAGCACGGAGACGTTCCGGCGGACGGCGTTCCTCGTCGGTCCGGTGCTGGCGGCCCTCCTCATCGGGTTTCGCTCCGAGTTCACCGTGAGCTTCCGGTTCGTCCTCGCGGTCGCCGTGGGCTTCGGCGTCCTCGGCACGGTCGTTCAGCACGTCCTCTACGACGCGGGCGGCGATTCCTTCGGCGACTCGTTCGCGGGGCTCGATCGGATCCGCGAGGACCTGCGGGAGATGCCGGCGCCGCTCCGGCCGCTGCTCGTCGGCGACACGCTCGTCCGGTTCGCGAACGGGATGGTTTACGTGTTCTTCGTCCTCGTCGTCACGCAGTTCTTCGAGGTCGGCCTCGACGCGACCGTCGCGCTCGGCGGGTTCTCCTACGCCGTCGACCTCTCGCCGCAGGCGTTCTTCGGCTACCTCCTCGGCGTCGAGATGCTCGTCGCGCTGCTGATCATGGTTCCCGCATCGAGGCTCGCGGAGCGGGTCGGCCTCAAGCCGGTGGTCGCGGTCGGGTTCGCGGTGTACGCCGTCTTCCCCGTCGTGCTGATCTACGCGCCGACGCTGGCGGGGTCGGCGCTGCCGCTCTGGGCCGTGATGGTCGCCGTGTTCGCGTTCTCGGGGCTCCGGTTCGCCGGGCTGCCGTCGCACAAGGCGCTGATCGTCGGGCCGGCGGAGCGGGGCACCGGGGGACGCGTGACCGGGACGTACTACCTGCTCCGGAACACGATCGTGATCCCGAGCGCGGCGATCGGGGGGTACCTGTGGGACTTCGTCAGCCCCGAGGTCGCGTTCACCGTCGCGGCCGTCGTCGGCGTCGCCGGCACCGGCTACTTCCTCGCGTTCGGCGAGGAGTTCGAGGCGTACGCCTGA
- a CDS encoding radical SAM protein, whose translation MFDDLDTDRRPLVLVWEVTQACGLACRHCRADARPQRHPDELTTTEGKRLLEDAAAFGDGQLVVLSGGDPLARDDLTELVAHGDDLGLRMTITPSGTRSLTPERVRDLGDAGIARMALSLDGSTRERHDAFRGEESFADTVEAAHAARDAGIPLQVNTTVCADTVDDLPAIRDRVRELGAVLWSVFFLVPVGRGRVLDPVSPERAEDAMAWLHEVSEAERFGVKTTEAPFYRRIGIQRAEAGETDGAAGRRGGITAGRGFAFVSHTGQVYPSGFLPESAGDVRERSVVDVYRNADLFESLRDPDGFSGKCGACEFRHVCGGSRSRAYAATGDPTGSDPLCPYVPEGYDGPLPERQRGPGDDGDRPEPAD comes from the coding sequence ATGTTCGACGACCTCGACACGGACCGGCGGCCGCTGGTCCTCGTCTGGGAGGTCACGCAGGCCTGCGGGCTCGCGTGCCGGCACTGCCGAGCCGACGCGCGGCCGCAGCGGCATCCCGACGAGCTGACGACGACGGAGGGGAAGCGACTGCTGGAGGACGCCGCCGCGTTCGGCGACGGGCAGCTGGTCGTCCTCTCGGGGGGCGACCCGCTCGCCCGCGACGACCTGACGGAGCTGGTCGCGCACGGCGACGACCTCGGCCTTCGGATGACGATCACGCCGAGCGGGACGCGCTCGCTCACGCCCGAGCGCGTCCGCGACCTCGGCGACGCCGGGATCGCGCGGATGGCGCTCAGCCTCGACGGCTCGACCCGCGAGCGCCACGACGCGTTCCGCGGCGAGGAGAGCTTCGCGGACACGGTCGAGGCCGCGCACGCCGCCCGCGACGCCGGGATCCCGCTCCAGGTCAACACCACCGTCTGCGCGGACACGGTCGACGACCTGCCGGCGATCCGCGACCGCGTCCGCGAGCTCGGCGCCGTCCTCTGGAGCGTCTTCTTCCTCGTCCCGGTCGGCCGCGGCCGCGTCCTCGACCCCGTCTCGCCCGAGCGCGCCGAGGACGCCATGGCGTGGCTCCACGAGGTCTCCGAGGCGGAGCGGTTCGGCGTGAAGACGACCGAGGCGCCCTTTTACCGCCGGATTGGCATCCAGCGGGCGGAGGCGGGCGAGACCGACGGCGCCGCCGGGCGACGGGGCGGGATCACGGCCGGGCGCGGGTTCGCGTTCGTCAGCCACACGGGCCAGGTGTACCCGTCCGGGTTCCTGCCCGAGTCGGCCGGCGACGTCCGCGAGCGGTCGGTCGTCGACGTCTACCGGAACGCGGACCTCTTCGAGTCGCTCCGCGACCCCGACGGCTTCTCCGGGAAGTGCGGCGCCTGCGAGTTCCGCCACGTCTGCGGCGGGAGCCGGTCGCGCGCGTACGCCGCCACCGGCGATCCGACGGGCAGCGACCCGCTCTGCCCGTACGTCCCGGAGGGGTACGACGGGCCGCTTCCGGAGCGGCAGCGCGGGCCGGGAGACGACGGCGACCGACCGGAGCCCGCGGACTGA
- a CDS encoding DUF2249 domain-containing protein, with the protein MFVTNNPGMRFVSSNMSSEPGDQAAVERAVAERTDAPTSGETVSLDVRNLGPPKPLRETLERVEALGDRDVLVQYNDRTPQFLFPRLADRGFAHAAVETDPTDAVVTAIWPADGEKAVSDDRAGEGDRAGEGEPAAGDANGT; encoded by the coding sequence ATGTTCGTCACAAACAATCCGGGGATGAGGTTCGTATCGTCGAACATGAGCTCCGAACCCGGCGATCAGGCGGCGGTCGAACGGGCGGTGGCCGAGCGGACGGACGCGCCGACGAGCGGGGAGACCGTCTCCCTCGACGTGCGGAACCTCGGGCCGCCGAAGCCGCTGCGCGAGACGCTCGAACGCGTCGAGGCGCTCGGCGACCGCGACGTGTTGGTCCAGTACAACGACCGGACCCCGCAGTTCCTCTTCCCACGCTTAGCGGACCGCGGGTTCGCCCACGCCGCGGTCGAGACCGACCCGACGGACGCGGTCGTCACGGCGATCTGGCCGGCGGACGGCGAGAAGGCAGTTTCCGACGACCGGGCAGGCGAGGGTGACCGGGCAGGCGAGGGCGAGCCGGCCGCGGGCGACGCGAACGGGACCTGA
- a CDS encoding helix-turn-helix domain-containing protein, whose protein sequence is MFRRARSRRYFHPGAERARMAQARLRVDIPDGPWVGDVSREFPDARFQVLTATPEDGAGFALVRVTADDTAPILDAIDDHETITHSSVMAEDDGMVTVQVEALVPLLQTVARRAGVPIEMPVEIRDGVARVDVTGDHERVAKFGDALRDVGAEFEVEYVQQRVNPGGSLTERQREVLFEAVDRGYYDVPRECTLTEVAEHVGIAKSTCSEVLQRVERTIVREFVDDLPRRPIDFESPEDDGIERIQ, encoded by the coding sequence ATGTTCCGACGAGCGCGGAGCCGAAGGTACTTCCACCCCGGTGCCGAACGGGCGCGCATGGCACAGGCACGCCTCCGCGTGGACATCCCGGACGGCCCGTGGGTCGGCGACGTCTCGCGGGAGTTCCCGGACGCGCGGTTCCAGGTGTTGACCGCGACGCCCGAAGACGGCGCGGGGTTCGCGCTGGTCCGGGTCACCGCGGACGACACGGCCCCGATCCTCGACGCGATCGACGACCACGAGACGATCACCCACTCGTCGGTGATGGCCGAGGACGACGGGATGGTCACCGTCCAGGTCGAGGCGCTCGTCCCGCTCCTCCAGACGGTCGCGCGGCGGGCCGGCGTCCCCATCGAGATGCCGGTCGAGATCCGCGACGGCGTCGCCCGCGTCGACGTGACGGGCGACCACGAGCGCGTCGCGAAGTTCGGCGACGCGCTCCGCGACGTGGGCGCGGAGTTCGAGGTGGAGTACGTCCAGCAGCGCGTGAACCCCGGCGGGTCGCTCACGGAGCGCCAGCGCGAGGTCCTCTTCGAGGCGGTCGACCGCGGCTACTACGACGTGCCCCGCGAGTGTACGCTCACCGAGGTGGCCGAGCACGTCGGCATCGCGAAGTCGACCTGTAGCGAGGTGCTCCAGCGCGTCGAGCGCACCATCGTCCGGGAGTTCGTCGACGACCTCCCGCGGCGTCCGATCGACTTCGAGTCGCCCGAGGACGACGGGATCGAGCGGATTCAGTAA
- a CDS encoding exodeoxyribonuclease V subunit beta, with protein sequence MSEPTPNDAQRELIESTEGPYLVDAGPGTGKTFAVTRRYGRIVDRPDVEPEDVLLATFTRSAATEMKERIVDHSAYGLRELADAPIRTFHSHCHEILQEHGYAAPTHLGLNERITGSTRILEDELIEAERFREFFGGFRDDHPEHADCYRALSEPGELLALIEELASKGIFPTTDGWYRNGEAHLDGDFEAFEARFDEANQPRNDGRKQSKLRDDLSRFGRDKTYRADAPSKSTLRGGRGTKRLDDDVARQVFYEDRSDLKAFVHDVYVEYLRFALRRNYLSFSFLQLFAFVLLCEDERAREAATFEYVMVDEFQDTSEVQFKLALLLSGTDNFCVVGDWKQSIYSFQYADVRNIQAFEDRLERFAADLNDDADRVPFDAPDPTRIELRENYRSTESVIDLSERAIVTPASSGDAVETDPADVVGLSSNAAFDNTVVEGVRHEDEHEAVLSKVQAIVGSDEYAVEGEDGEPRPPEYGDVAVFTRTRDYGRELLDVAAEYDFPLAYDGGIELFRTDPAKLLLAWLRVLDSDADRGWAVVLERAGYAFDEIDHALETGSYPTEPTEFRDELRELESVGAVARRVLDRYGYAGDVADVLLHTVQSVHDATTATRGELIRHIERGVETGSTVDVRATAGDDAVTVQTIHTAKGLEYPIVVMANMNEGRFPPRAGGSSVIEYRDPVGLRQRKIYSEEGAHPHVYDNWRHDVIRGCLPREYDEERRLLYVAVTRAESHVVFAAGEEPNTFLEELPVAVEEVEPDVEPLDRGEPGDAELPFAVTAPDGPIGHSPHSLMDESVFEEAGERREAGPEPEPEPETRGMDFGSRVHEFAEAYALDDDVTPSNDHERRVVELLDGLSGEKHVEEPVTLPIDVDGRRVTVSGIVDLVHVTADRVEVIDYKTDATRRAQPEYRKQLSVYSHVLDEWFPEKAVETSLFYTSDGTRERVEPHSIGELRAFVRAAESESD encoded by the coding sequence ATGAGCGAGCCCACGCCGAACGACGCGCAGCGGGAGCTCATCGAGTCCACGGAGGGGCCGTACCTCGTCGACGCCGGCCCCGGGACCGGGAAGACGTTCGCCGTCACCCGCCGGTACGGGCGGATCGTCGACCGACCGGACGTGGAGCCGGAGGACGTGCTGCTGGCGACGTTCACGCGGAGCGCCGCGACCGAGATGAAAGAGCGGATCGTCGACCACAGCGCGTACGGCTTGCGGGAGCTGGCCGACGCCCCGATCCGGACGTTCCACTCGCACTGCCACGAGATCCTTCAGGAGCACGGGTACGCCGCGCCGACGCACCTCGGCCTCAACGAGCGGATCACGGGCTCGACGCGGATCCTCGAAGACGAGCTGATCGAGGCCGAGCGGTTCCGCGAGTTCTTCGGCGGCTTCCGCGACGACCACCCGGAGCACGCCGACTGCTATCGGGCGCTCTCCGAGCCCGGCGAGCTGCTCGCCCTGATCGAGGAGCTCGCGTCGAAGGGGATCTTCCCGACGACCGACGGCTGGTACCGGAACGGCGAGGCGCACCTCGACGGCGACTTCGAGGCGTTCGAAGCGCGGTTCGACGAGGCGAATCAACCCCGGAACGACGGCCGGAAACAGTCGAAGCTGCGCGACGACCTGAGCCGGTTCGGTCGGGACAAGACGTACCGCGCGGACGCGCCGTCGAAGTCGACGCTCCGGGGCGGCCGCGGGACGAAGCGGCTCGACGACGACGTGGCGCGGCAGGTCTTCTACGAGGACCGGTCGGACCTCAAGGCGTTCGTTCACGACGTCTACGTCGAGTACCTGCGGTTCGCGCTGCGGCGCAACTACCTATCCTTCAGCTTCCTCCAGCTGTTCGCGTTCGTCCTCCTCTGCGAGGACGAGCGCGCCCGAGAGGCGGCGACGTTCGAGTACGTCATGGTCGACGAGTTCCAGGACACCAGCGAGGTCCAGTTCAAGCTCGCGCTGCTGTTGTCGGGAACTGATAACTTCTGCGTCGTCGGCGACTGGAAGCAGAGCATCTACTCGTTCCAGTACGCGGACGTGCGCAACATCCAGGCGTTCGAAGACCGGTTGGAGCGGTTCGCCGCCGACCTCAACGACGACGCGGACAGGGTCCCGTTCGACGCGCCCGACCCGACCCGGATCGAACTGCGGGAGAACTACCGGTCCACCGAGTCCGTCATCGACCTCTCCGAGCGGGCGATCGTGACGCCGGCGTCGAGCGGCGACGCGGTCGAGACCGATCCCGCCGACGTCGTCGGCCTCTCCTCGAACGCCGCCTTCGACAACACGGTCGTCGAGGGGGTCCGCCACGAGGACGAACACGAGGCCGTCCTCTCGAAGGTACAGGCGATCGTCGGCAGCGACGAGTACGCCGTCGAGGGCGAGGACGGCGAGCCGCGGCCGCCGGAGTACGGGGACGTCGCGGTGTTCACGCGCACGCGAGACTACGGCCGAGAACTGCTCGACGTCGCCGCCGAGTACGACTTCCCGTTGGCCTACGACGGCGGGATCGAGCTGTTCCGGACCGACCCGGCGAAGCTGCTGCTCGCGTGGCTCCGGGTCCTCGACTCGGACGCCGACCGCGGCTGGGCGGTGGTGCTCGAACGGGCCGGGTACGCGTTCGACGAGATCGATCACGCCTTGGAGACGGGGTCGTACCCGACCGAGCCGACGGAATTCCGCGACGAGCTCCGCGAACTGGAGTCGGTCGGCGCGGTGGCGCGCCGCGTCCTCGACCGCTACGGGTACGCGGGCGACGTGGCGGACGTCCTCCTCCACACGGTCCAGTCCGTCCACGACGCGACGACGGCGACCCGCGGCGAACTGATCCGGCACATCGAGCGCGGCGTCGAGACCGGCAGCACCGTCGACGTCCGCGCGACCGCGGGCGACGACGCGGTGACCGTTCAGACGATTCACACCGCGAAGGGGCTGGAGTACCCGATCGTCGTCATGGCGAACATGAACGAGGGGCGCTTCCCGCCGCGGGCCGGCGGGTCGAGCGTGATCGAGTACCGAGACCCGGTCGGCCTCCGACAGCGAAAGATCTACTCGGAGGAGGGCGCTCACCCGCACGTGTACGACAACTGGCGGCACGACGTCATCAGGGGCTGTCTGCCGCGCGAGTACGACGAGGAGCGGCGGCTGCTGTACGTCGCTGTCACGCGGGCGGAGAGCCACGTCGTGTTCGCGGCCGGGGAAGAGCCGAACACGTTCCTCGAAGAGCTCCCGGTCGCCGTCGAGGAGGTCGAACCGGACGTGGAGCCGCTCGACCGCGGCGAGCCGGGCGACGCTGAGCTGCCGTTCGCGGTGACGGCGCCGGACGGACCGATCGGCCACTCTCCGCACTCGCTGATGGACGAGTCGGTGTTCGAGGAGGCCGGAGAGCGCCGGGAGGCCGGGCCTGAGCCCGAACCGGAACCGGAGACGCGGGGGATGGACTTCGGCTCCCGAGTCCACGAGTTCGCGGAGGCGTACGCGCTCGACGACGACGTGACGCCGTCGAACGACCACGAGCGGCGGGTCGTCGAGCTCCTCGACGGCCTATCCGGCGAGAAGCACGTCGAGGAGCCGGTGACGCTCCCGATCGACGTCGACGGCCGCCGCGTCACCGTCTCCGGGATCGTCGACCTCGTCCACGTGACGGCCGACCGGGTCGAGGTGATCGACTACAAGACGGACGCGACGCGGCGCGCGCAGCCGGAGTACAGAAAGCAGCTCAGCGTCTACTCCCACGTCCTCGACGAGTGGTTCCCGGAGAAGGCGGTCGAGACGAGCCTGTTCTACACGAGCGACGGAACGCGCGAACGGGTCGAGCCGCACTCGATCGGGGAGCTGCGCGCGTTCGTTCGCGCGGCCGAGTCGGAGTCCGACTGA
- the nosD gene encoding nitrous oxide reductase family maturation protein NosD, with protein sequence MSNDRLEVGFLAAACAVAVVAVALGVALPVVGAGAGGAGGAADASGAVAPNASAAPGLDVTTDFAATGATAPDRDGTARVGGESFASAGAAIDAADPGETVVLDGRFEERVNASVDDLRIVASEGGAVIDGGGEGRVLTVSGENVTVSGVWIRGSGSDLGTEDAGVFVAGNRARIESVRITDTAYGIWIDSADRAVIEDVRIDGRKDVYPVTDRGNGIHLFETTGTVIRDSEITHTRDGIYFSWATDVLAENNTIRHTRYGVHYMYSDDNRLVDNVAADNGVGYALMVSEGLTVRNNTALRNDGSSGHGIMAKDIEESTIAGNRLVANRNGLYLYNAQGNRLVDNLIYRNGIGVHSAAESGNEVVAGNSFVRNERAVRTARNSLVAWNGTERGNYWSGARVADRDGDGVSEIRHRPIGIVENLVADNPQAAAFANSPAFEAVRLAESSFPVIETPGVVDHHPLVEPNHDWRAYEPRDAGSGGGRAGSESTGGDARAANRTADTEDTL encoded by the coding sequence ATGTCGAATGACCGCCTCGAAGTCGGCTTCCTCGCCGCCGCCTGCGCCGTCGCCGTCGTCGCGGTCGCGCTCGGCGTGGCGCTTCCGGTGGTCGGTGCGGGCGCAGGGGGTGCGGGCGGCGCCGCGGACGCGAGCGGGGCGGTCGCCCCGAACGCCTCCGCCGCCCCCGGGCTCGACGTCACTACCGACTTCGCCGCGACCGGCGCGACCGCGCCCGACCGCGACGGGACCGCGAGGGTCGGCGGCGAATCGTTCGCGTCGGCGGGGGCGGCGATCGACGCCGCCGACCCCGGCGAGACGGTCGTCCTCGACGGCCGGTTCGAGGAGCGCGTGAACGCGAGCGTCGACGACCTGCGGATCGTCGCGAGCGAGGGCGGCGCCGTGATCGACGGCGGCGGCGAGGGGCGCGTGCTCACGGTTTCCGGCGAGAACGTCACCGTCTCGGGCGTGTGGATCCGCGGCTCCGGCAGCGACCTCGGCACCGAGGACGCCGGCGTCTTCGTCGCGGGGAACCGCGCCCGGATCGAGTCGGTCCGGATCACAGACACGGCGTACGGGATCTGGATCGACAGCGCCGACCGGGCCGTCATCGAGGACGTGCGGATCGACGGCCGTAAGGACGTGTACCCGGTCACCGACCGCGGCAACGGGATCCACCTGTTCGAGACGACCGGGACCGTCATCCGCGACAGCGAGATCACGCACACCCGCGACGGGATCTACTTCTCGTGGGCGACGGACGTGCTCGCCGAGAACAACACGATCCGCCACACGCGCTACGGCGTCCACTACATGTACTCGGACGACAACCGCCTCGTCGACAACGTCGCGGCCGACAACGGCGTCGGCTACGCGCTGATGGTGAGCGAGGGGCTGACGGTCCGGAACAACACCGCCCTGCGCAACGACGGCTCCAGCGGGCACGGCATCATGGCGAAGGACATCGAGGAGTCGACGATCGCCGGCAACCGCCTCGTCGCGAACCGCAACGGGCTCTACCTCTACAACGCACAGGGGAACCGACTCGTCGACAACCTGATCTACCGCAACGGGATCGGGGTCCACAGCGCCGCGGAGAGCGGGAACGAGGTCGTCGCGGGCAACAGCTTCGTCCGCAACGAGCGCGCGGTCCGGACGGCCCGCAACTCGCTCGTCGCGTGGAACGGCACCGAGCGCGGCAACTACTGGTCGGGCGCTCGGGTCGCCGACCGCGACGGCGACGGCGTGAGCGAGATCCGGCACCGACCGATCGGGATCGTCGAGAACCTCGTGGCCGACAACCCGCAGGCCGCGGCGTTCGCGAACAGCCCGGCGTTCGAGGCGGTGCGGCTGGCCGAGAGCTCGTTCCCGGTAATCGAGACGCCCGGCGTCGTCGACCACCACCCGCTCGTCGAGCCGAACCACGACTGGCGGGCCTACGAGCCGCGCGACGCGGGGAGCGGCGGCGGGCGCGCGGGCAGCGAGTCGACCGGCGGCGACGCGCGCGCCGCGAACCGAACCGCGGACACGGAGGACACACTATGA